The window AGAAGGGCGTCTCAAAAGTCACACAACGCCGCCACCAGGTTTCAGGTGGACTTCCAATGTGGGTGCAGCCTGCACCCTCGGCCAGATATTGCCTTCCACTTCAACCCTCGCTTCTACACTGTCAAACCCCATGTCATCTGCAACACCCTCCAAGGTGGAGTCTGGCAGAAAGAGGTCCGGTGGCCTGGTGTCACCCTGCAGAGAGGTGCTAGCTTCCTCGTCCTCTTTCTCTTTGAGAACGAAGAGGTGAAGGTGAGTATAAAGTATAAAGGAGAcgtatcaagcagtccaggcctGGCACCCTACACCATTCCTTCTCTTGTCCAACTTTCCGTGGCCCTGCGATAAACAGCGCTGTGGAGAGGGGGCTAAGGCTGCTCTGGGCCCACACAGCAGTAAGAAAGCACGAAGGCCCCTGGGTCTAGCAGGCAGAGGAATCCACTTCACGGTCAGGACAAGCACTTGGAGGGCTTCTGCTGGGTGCCGGGCACTGTGCTAAACCCTTTACGAGAATATGCCCATTAAGTCCTCCCCACAAGGTCTGAGGTGGATACCATCACAATCCCCTTacagctgaggcagcaggagacGGGGGAGGACTTAATGCCCAGACTTTGACCTCCAGTATGAGCCTAGTAGACAGATAATGAGACCTTCAGAAGGCTCCACAGGACAAGGCTGCTGAAGAGGGAAGTCCTACTGCATACAAATTATCCCCAACTTcctgagccttggtttccttCCTGTAGAtaggaggagacagaagaggaggagaaagataatggcagtgataatggtggtgatggtggttgcCCTGAACTGCGTGGCGACCATTGCTGTTTGACAAAGTTCCAGCATTTCAACATTGTAGACAATTCTCCAGCACCTTTTAACTTTCATTCCCACTACGTGTTATGGGAGTTCCCTTATGTCTTTTCCTTTGGGAAATTTCGTGTGGGCTTTGAAGGATGAAAATGTGTAAAACAGCAGcctctttaaacaaaataattcctAGGAAAAACTTCCCTCCACCGTGGAACCATATAGCCGGATGATTCTGCGCACAGGAATCCTGTTGTGCCCTCGTGATTACAACAAGAACAGGAAAGTTAGAGATTTACTACAGACCCACTTGACGCCAAGGATGAAATGCCTACAGTTCAGATCCAGGGTCTGAGGCCATTAAGGGCAAGAGTTCATTTAATAAGTACAGAGAAATCAAAGTGGAataaggggaaagagaaagacgTCTTGATCTTCTCTCCCAGGAGCGTATGAGGGGAACAGGCCATATAGTAAGACCAAGACACAAGGGAGGCAATTAGGTGACAGCTAAGCACAAAGGCTGCATCCTGCCCCTAGTGATATTACCGTGCACGAGAACAGATCGCAAGATATACGATGAAACCCACTTTAAGAGTTTTATTaataaagagaagggagagggaaaaagtGGGTGGTGGGAGAGCGTGGAGTGGGCATGTCTGTTTGTTAAAGGCTGTTTAGTGTATGCGCCTAGGGGTTCAAGTAGCCACATCACACAAAGATTACGGTGACCACTCTGCCCATATTTTACCTAGGGCATAAGGCCCTAGGGTAACTAGGTAGTTTGCATGAACGTTGATGGCGCATGCGCAGCCATGGGACCCAGAAATGCTAATGCCTGAGGTGCCTAAGCATTCTGCCTGAATGCTGATGGCCGTGGGACCCCGGATGTAATAGAAATAACAACACCTAGAGGAGTGAAAATTGCTCTTAAATTGTAGTGGAGTGTCTGGGCCCCAGAAAAAGTCCTTTTCCCAAAGTCATGCATTTGCTTAAAGGCCTCCATTCCTTCAGGGACTTGAGGAAAGTTCCTACTTGCTAAAAGCGGTCATTCTTATCTCTGGCAGGAGCAACTTGCCGGCCCCATTGGTATAAGAGGGCTACTGGTGGAGTTACTGAGCCTTTGAGCACAATAGTCAGTTAGATACTTGCTGAACTCAATACTTTTGTCTCAGGAAAATGCTATaacgaggggctggagaaatggctcagtggttaagagcattgcctgctcttccaaaggtcctgagttctgagttcaattcccagcaaccacatggtggctcacaaccatctgtaaagaggtctggcctttaggcatacatacagacagaatattgtatacataataaataaataagtatttttaaaaaaaaaagtgcttaaaaaagagaaagaaagaaagaaagacagaaagaaagaaagagaaaatgctaTAACGAAGTTAATGGCCGCTTTTGCCCCTGAACCAGtgagcctgagttcaatcttgCCTGTGGCTAAATTAAGTACAAAAGATGTAACCGGTTTCAATAAACTCGACGGCAGCCATCCTGATTCACCCTCAGATTTTGTCTGTCTCCCCATCCCCGaaccccaaccccaaccccagGGCTCCATATTTCCTCTTTGCAACCTGAACCCTGCCAAAGCAGGTCTCCAGCAGGTAGCAATGATAATGATGACAACTCACACTGGCTAGGAAGGAAGAGCTCTGTCAGAGCGCATGAACAGTGCTCCGGATCGACTCTGCCACCCACAGCTCTACAACCTTGGGCCGATTACAGAAGTTCATCTGTACAATGCACCTGTCTTGCGGAGTTTGGAAAAAAGTCAGTAGAATCTAGGGGGGCATGCTTTGCTAGGGCCTGGGAGAGATTATACAAACAGTTAATAGTGGGCCACTCTTCAGCTGGGCTCTGTCTGCTTCTCCAGGTGAGTGTTAATGGACAGCATTTTCTTCACTACCGCTACCGGCTCCCACTGTCACGTGTGGACACCCTGGGCATATATGGTGACATTTTGGTGAAGGCTGTTGGATTCTTGAACATCAATGTAAGTTTTCTTGGAGCCAAGACTGGGTCAGTGGTGGCTTCTGACTTCCCCTGATCTGGACAGGTCTGGGGCTCACTCACTCACCCCAgactgagagacagaggaagagcttACATGCCCCAGATAACTGAGAGAGACAAGTGCATAAGGTGTCAGAAATGAATGGGgtgaggagaagggaaggtgaCTTCAGTAAGGAAGCCCTGGAGCCATAGACAAGAACCTTTCCTATCAGTGGAATCTGCTTGTCACTGAGGGGTCAAAGGATTCTGTACATCAGGGTCCATGCAAGCTGCAGTTTGAAAGATAGACCCTGTCTACCCAATTAACTTATTCAAAATACAGCTAaatgtgtggctcagtggtagagcactgcCTTGGCAAAcacaaggccccaggttcaaACCTCAGTGCTGCCAAAAACAGCCCTGGGTTGATTCAGTAAACCTGAGGTGGGGCCAGGAATAGAAATGTTCCACACAGCAGCTTTAAAAGGCATGAGATGCAGACATGGGCTTACAGTGGTCCCAAAGGCTTGtggctcttctttctttcttaacagCCATTTGTGGAAGGCAGCAGAGAGTATCCAGTTGGATATgtgagtttcttctgttttttattacatttatttattttgtgtatgtaaaCACatgatgtgtccatgtgtgtatgatGAGGAAACCatgcgtgtgtggaggtcagaggacaatttgtaggagttTCCTTTCCCCACATGTGTCCAGGGAAGGAAGTCAGTCGTCAAGTTTGATGGCTCCGCAGCACAGATATCTGAGTCTTTGGGGAGCAAGGCTGGACAGTCATGCTTAGACGCCAGCTGGCCTCTGTCCTCCCTGCACGTGGTCGTACAAGGCCCAACTGACCCTTCGCTCACTGCTCTGGACACCGGCAATATGCCTGGCTCCCTTAAGTCCCTGGAAAGCCCGGATTTGCTTCTCCTCTCCTATCTCCAAGGTATCTAGCTACCTGCAGAGGCCCATGATGCCCATTGGAAGATACTTTCTATGGAGTTTTAGCTCCTCAGATCAACCCTGCAAGATGACTGAGGTTGGCTTCACAGGACCAAAGAGGGAGATGAGAGCCATGACCTTGCTATGTGGGATGGCAGCTCCACCCTCCTTCCACCTCTCCCACCACTCAGAGAAGGGTATCTTAAGATTCAAAGGATCCCCCACCGGGAGCCCAGTCATTCGCCTGCTGCTAGGAGAGGCACAAACTCTGTGTCCCTCAGTGCCAGCAAAGTAGGAAGACCTCTTTGCCCAGACAAATACTAACAACctcccctgcctctttctccttcagcccTTCCTGCTGTATAGCCCCAGACTGGTAAGTGGCCCTGTTCTAGGTCTCTCCTGGAGTGTAGTCCTGACTTCCCGGACTCCCTTTCTCTGTGGAACACCACATCAGTGGGAGGGTGAGGCAGCTCTAGGCTGAACTCCAGGTTCATCTTACCCTCTTCACTTACTCTGCAAACGGGTATTTAATACTTCCCTGTGACTGGCTCAGTGCCAAGCATTAGGCTATGGGGTCCATCCAGTCCCAGACCTCCAGTTGCTCATAGGTGACAGAGTGGCAAACTACCGAATGCCTGCTGTATACAGTTCAGAGCACATCTGTAGAAGGCACCAGGATACTGAGCACAACCTGGAGGTGCTTATTATATGGGCAGGACTGAGTCTCCTAGCTGCAAACCTCTGGAGAAACTCACCTACCCTGGTGTCCCTGGGTCCCTGAGGGTAGCCTGCTGGTGAGGGACCCTGACACCCCTGTGATCACCATCTCAGTCATTTTCCATCTCTGTCAGGAGGTGCCCTGCTCACGAGCTCTTCCTCGGGGTCTCTGGCCTGGGCAAGTCATCGTAGTTCGAGGACTGGTCTTGCAGGAGCCGAAAGAGTAAGTATTTaatgtctaaaaaaagaaagggagggagagaaagaggaaaggagggagggagggagggagggagggagaagaagggaaggaaggaaggaaggaaggaaggaaggaaggaaggaaggaaggaaggaagggagggaagggcccTATGGTTAAGTTTCCAGCATCACCATTTAGCCCCTTATTACAGcagaacaaagagaagaaggTTAGCCCAGGTTGCAGAGATCGTGACCAGGGTTGGGGCTGGGAATGGTAGCCCCCGTCATGGGTGCTGTGTCCCTGTGGAGTGAACTAGCTTCACATCACAAGCCCCAGAAAAGAACCTTTGCAGTTGAGACCCAGATAGGAGATAGGGCTCCCTACTTTTTCACCATGCTTGGTTTAGGAAACAGCCAAGCTACCCTAGAAAGGAAGTGTTTGGGAGCCAGAACCTAGAGGCGGTTAGAAAATGGGTGCTTCGTGGCTTCTCCTCCAGTGGAGACTCAAACCCCGACCTGTAGCTTAGATCCATTTAGACTAGAGGCTTCAGTGTTCCCAGTGTCACCCTGACCACGTTCAACAGAGCCCTAGACTTGGTAAGAGATTCCCTCTAGATGCCCATTAAAACtctggagcaggagagatggctcagtatctAGAAACTCTCCCAATACAACTCGAGGGCTGGAGTTCAGACGTCAGCACCCATGGAACAAGCCAGGTACACTCATaacccccagcacccatggagacagagacaggaagaacacCGGGGCCTGCTCAGCAAGGGAGCCTGTTTCAAAggaatagcagaaaaaaatagaggaCACCTGACACCTCCTCTAGtcctggcatgcacacacatgcacacacacacaaacacaaataattaaaaagataCAGGTGCTGTATTCTGTGATAACTCTCTAAGCAAAGTACCATTTTCATACTCATCTGCTGTTCTGCACAAGCAACTTACATGTTTTTCACTTAATTCCAATAACCAAAGATGAGAACAGCACTCTTATCTCCCTAATTTACAGCTGAGGAAACACACGGAGATTAAGAGACTTGTCCAGGGCTGCAGCTCTGAAGCTACAGGGCACACGCCCTGCAGCCTGGTCCTTACCGCTAATCTCTTTGCCAATGCGTTAGGCCCCACCCTGACACAACAGTGAATGTCAGCTGCTGCTGTGATCACAGTTCTCCCCATTTGCAGAGCAATGAACGGAGGCTCCAGCTCTGCCCCATAGGCTTCCAGTCAGGGATTCAAGTGCGATATCCATGCGCTATCTATGCCTCTGTGCTGTTGTGTATCCAAGTGTCCCTCCCAGAGCCTGACACAGAAACTTAATTCTCGGAAGCTAGCCAATCCTCCAGTGGTCTCTGcctccagcctctgcttcagAGATACAACAGCCTGAAGGCAACAGAGACTGATCCACTTCTCTTCCTGCATCCTGTAGTTTCACCCTGAGCCTGAGGGATGGGGCCACCCGTGTTCCTGTGACACTCAGAGCTTCCttcacagacagaacactggCCTGGGTCTCCTCCTGGGGACGAAAGAAGCTGATCTCAGCCCCCTTCCTCTTTTACCCCCAGCGATTCTTCGAGGTAGGTCTGAGTCATCACACATCTTCTGGAGCCCATTCCCATAGTGATCTGGAAGACTATGGGCTGCATCCGGGTATGGATGAGCAGACCAATACCCTGGAGCTAGGTAGCCAGAGCCAGTCCCACAGAGAGACTGTCCAGACATTGGCCTTCGATACTCTATACTGATGCCAGAGATGCTGGGCCCAGAAACACAGGCACAATGAATGCAGGTGGGGCCAAGCATCCGCTGTCTTTAAAAGCTCCCCTAAGCCTCTACTGGCCAGGTGTGATAcagcacacctgtaatgccaggcCTTGGaaagtagaagcagaaggatcaggagctcaaggctagTATCAGCTACATAggaagcttgaggccagcctgagctgcatgagaCCTGATCTCGAGCTCCCTTTATGGCTCCAGTGTGTAACCAGGATTGAGAACATTTCCCAGTGGAAAGCAACATTGCAGATGGTAAACTTTAACCCCTGGCCCTGACTGTCTCTGATCATTGTGTCCCCTCATAAAGGGGATTTCTCTAGTGGTACACCAGGGAGGGTTTGTCTGGAAGTCCACCACCCAATCAGGTTCTTCTTACCAGGTACTGCTTCTGTGCCAGGAGGGAGGGCTGAAGCTGGCACTCAATGGGCAAGGGCTGGGGGCCACCAGCCTGGACCAGAAAGCCCTGGAGCAGCTGCGGGAGCTCAGGATCAGTGGAAGTGTCCATCTCTACTGCGTCCACTACTAAGGAGGACTCCAAGGGCACCCCaataagagaagaggaagggcagctgcagccagggctccacagtaCAGCCTCACTCTGCCATCCTCACTGGACCCTTGACCTGTCATCACCATGTCAGGCCTATTCACATCAGGTCACAAGATTGTGTCTACAAGGGCGTCAGGGCCCCATGACTAGGGAAGGCTTACAAGCTCTGTGCCTCTTCCACCAGGAGCTTGGTGGCTCTGTTTTCCTAGACTGTACTCAAGGGGGACAAACTTTATAAcctcacaaagacatacacacatttattgcATTTTAATCAATTCTGAAAACAAGGGTCCAGGTCAATGTGGTGTCCCTGCACTCATCTTCAGCGTTCAAACTCTGCCTTGGTCCTCCTTCCACCACTCCGTGGGGCCATGGGGCTGAAACTCTATCCAGGCCCAGCCTCTGAGAAGGCAAATAGAGTGTGAAAAGAAAGCTCCAGGCCTATGATCAACACATCCCATCTATCCTCATAGGCCCAGGCCTATGATCAACACATCCCATCTATCCTCATAGGCCCAGGCCTATGATCAACACATCCCATCTATCCTCATAGGCCCAGGCCTATGATCAACACATCCCGTCTATCCTCATAGGCCCAGGCCTATGATCTACACATCCCATCTATCCTCACATTTCCATTTTCACTCGAATTTTATCTACAATTGCTCAATAGTTTGTGAAGCTTTGCCCAAAGTAACAACCACCACAGTTGCTTGCATGGTTTTGGTTAAAGGAAAATAGCCACATCCCAGAAAAACATACTGATAATGGGGTCATGTTTTAGTCACCTAGCCATGTAAACAACagtgataaaattataaaatagtctAGGTGGGTCAGTGGCTATGCTGTCTGTGTTTGTATAATATACTCTGGGATGTTCACATAGTGGCAAAATGGTTGAATAATGAGTTTCTCAGAATTTCTCCCTGTCATAAAATGATACATGACTTGGGATGAAAAAAGGAAGACTGTAGATGGTTTGATTTGTTCTATTCCTGGAAATAGAATCTGGGCTCACCTT of the Chionomys nivalis chromosome 8, mChiNiv1.1, whole genome shotgun sequence genome contains:
- the Lgals12 gene encoding galectin-12; protein product: MSAAEHLDPIPDSFILQPPVFHPVVPYATTIFGGLYAGKMIMLQGVVPLHAQRFQVDFQCGCSLHPRPDIAFHFNPRFYTVKPHVICNTLQGGVWQKEVRWPGVTLQRGASFLVLFLFENEEVKVSVNGQHFLHYRYRLPLSRVDTLGIYGDILVKAVGFLNINPFVEGSREYPVGYPFLLYSPRLEVPCSRALPRGLWPGQVIVVRGLVLQEPKDFTLSLRDGATRVPVTLRASFTDRTLAWVSSWGRKKLISAPFLFYPQRFFEVLLLCQEGGLKLALNGQGLGATSLDQKALEQLRELRISGSVHLYCVHY